The Pirellulales bacterium nucleotide sequence TCGTACCGACCCTTGGAACGTCGCCGGCTGTGACGAGTGTGGCGTCACATTCGACTACGACGATCACGAAGTCACGGCCCACCAGCCATCAAGCGATTGAGTATCAGCTCACGTCGGTTTCTTGCCTTTGAATCTTCCGCGTGTTTTGTCTCGATGGCCGCACGACATACTACCCCTGCGCGCGACGATCCCAGCAGACCACCGCTATTCAGTCCACCTGAATGGCAGAAGGTCGTGCAGGCGTTGCTGCTGTCGCCGCGACAGGCGGAAATCGTGGGGTTTGTCATCCAGGCACGATCAGACAAAGAAATCGCAAGCACGCTCGGCATTCGCCCTTCGACTGTCCGCAGCCATTTGGAAGACATTGCCAGGCGGATCGGAGCAACGAATCGGATCAGCGTTGTCTATCAAACCTTCGCGGCATTCCGGCAGCATGTCGAATTTCGCCCCCCGCGAAAATGAGGACCGCGAAAACACCGATGCACAGCCGCGAGATGACTCTCTATCCTTGGCTTCGACCTTTGGGGGGCGACAATGTTGCGTTTACCTCGTACCGAATGCTTGATTGTCGGTGAGCCCGGAATTCCTTCATGGCCGCACGCCCTGCAGAAAACGTGCGACATGAAGCCTCGATTCCACCGTTATTCGGCAAGGACGAGTGGACCACAATCATGCGCCGCCTGGCGCTGTCACCGCGCCAGGCGGAGATCATGGGACTTATTTTGCAAAGTCGCAAAGACAAGGAAATCGCAGCGACCCTCGACATCAGCTATTCGACCGTTCGCACGTATCTCGAAGAGATGAAGCAGCGTTTGGCCGTGCCTGACCGCATGGGGCTGGCCTACCGAGTGTTCTGGACGTTTCGCAACATCAGCGAACCGAAACGTTACCCCTGTCTTCATGCGGGGCGTCCCTCAGACAACCACGCCAAGTAGCTAATGACCTTCACCTCGCGCCGCTAGTAACTCAATCCGATCAGGACCGAGCGCTTTGCTGTTAGCTCGGTCTATGCTCTCGCGAGCGGCGCATTCCGCATTCGTGGCACTCACATCAACGCCACGACTTCCGTTTTTTGGTCGCCTGTCTGCACTTCGCTGCGCTAGCGATGCAGGGAGTGCGACGTTTTTCCACGCCATCACACCAAGAGGGGTTTTTCATGATTAAGGCAACCGGCGGTTTTTTGTCGGCAATGATTTTCGTCACGGCGATTGCGAGCTTGATTCCGAACGTGACATACGGGCAGATTTTTGTTGCCGACAACGCGACGGGAACGATCGGTGAATACACGACCTTGGGCGCAACTATCAACGCAGCGCTCATCACCGGTCTCGGCAACCCGCAAAGTCTCGCCGTCTCCGGCGGGGACATCTTCGTGCTCAATGGCGCGACGGGTACGATCGGCGAATACACCACCTCGGGGCAGGCGATCAATCCCTCTCTGATTACCGGCCTGACAGCCCCCGTCCGAATTGCCGTCTCGGGAGGCAACCTGTTCGTAACGGATGCCGGTGCAGGGCCCGTCGGCAGCAAGGATGGCACCATTCGCGAGTACACCGCTTCGGGAGCCCTTGTTAATGCGTCGCTCGTCTCGGGATTGGACGAGCCCTCGGCCATCGCCGTATCCGGCAACGATATTTACGTTCTTGGCTTTCAGAATGGAACGGTGGGTGAATACACGACCTCAGGCGCAACGGTAAATCCCGCGTTAATTACGGACCAATTTGGGGCGACCAGCTTGGCAGTATCCGGTTCAAATCTACTCGTCTCAAACCCAATGTTGATTACCGTGAGCGAGTATACGACCGGCGGGACGCTCGTGAATCCGTATTTAACCTTTGATCCTGGCGAAGCCATAACCGTCTCGGGATCAACGATGTACGTGGCAAATGAGGATCAGGGGCGAA carries:
- a CDS encoding LuxR C-terminal-related transcriptional regulator, which gives rise to MAARPAENVRHEASIPPLFGKDEWTTIMRRLALSPRQAEIMGLILQSRKDKEIAATLDISYSTVRTYLEEMKQRLAVPDRMGLAYRVFWTFRNISEPKRYPCLHAGRPSDNHAK
- a CDS encoding PEP-CTERM sorting domain-containing protein, which produces MRRFSTPSHQEGFFMIKATGGFLSAMIFVTAIASLIPNVTYGQIFVADNATGTIGEYTTLGATINAALITGLGNPQSLAVSGGDIFVLNGATGTIGEYTTSGQAINPSLITGLTAPVRIAVSGGNLFVTDAGAGPVGSKDGTIREYTASGALVNASLVSGLDEPSAIAVSGNDIYVLGFQNGTVGEYTTSGATVNPALITDQFGATSLAVSGSNLLVSNPMLITVSEYTTGGTLVNPYLTFDPGEAITVSGSTMYVANEDQGRIGAYSTGGQAINQELVSGLHQPVAIAVVPEAPTVISTTGTLNLSPMPGDLRLGAYESNSAIQVIAEQSNVQLKSALAVDISVPSSVPSSASLNLTPGVIPAGTHVASTLLHFDPVGVPAQPTALSGSVTFSTPILGIEILTSSLNSSDSQLGLSSTFYPVTETDRGLELAVGQQGFNTFDGITFSPDDRTVSVLLSTQVSLDEIRIITAVPEPASIALVGIGGCGLLIFAILRRKAG